One genomic window of Xanthobacter dioxanivorans includes the following:
- a CDS encoding DUF1192 domain-containing protein: MDEEPAPPPREVLVEADLSRLSVDEIESRIARLRAEITRLEAALAQKQASRAAADAAFRL, translated from the coding sequence ATGGATGAGGAGCCGGCACCCCCGCCGCGCGAGGTGCTCGTGGAGGCGGACCTATCGCGCCTTTCCGTGGATGAGATCGAAAGCCGAATCGCGCGGCTGAGGGCGGAGATCACGCGGCTTGAGGCCGCCCTGGCGCAGAAGCAGGCGTCCCGCGCCGCCGCGGATGCGGCCTTCAGGCTCTGA
- a CDS encoding NAD(P)H-quinone oxidoreductase, which yields MSLPPEMSPPPLPATMTVVTIAAPGGPEVLVPATRPVPSPAPGEVLVKVEAAGVNRPDVMQRKGLYPPPPGASDIPGLEIAGTVVALGAGASRFRLGERICALVTGGGYAQYCTTHESTALPIPDGLSAAEAAALPETVFTVWSNVFERGQLKAGETLLLHGGASGIGTTAIQLAKAFGARVVVTAGSDEKCAACVRLGADLAVNYRTQDFVAEVKSFTAGKGANVILDMIGGRYIQKNYEAAAQDGRIVQIAFQEGAKAEVDFMRLMLKRLTHTGSTLRSRPVAEKAALAAAIVETVWPLVRAGTVRPVVDATFPLADAASAHARMDASAHVGKIVLVVE from the coding sequence ATGTCGCTGCCACCCGAAATGTCGCCGCCACCCCTGCCCGCCACCATGACCGTCGTCACCATCGCCGCCCCCGGCGGGCCCGAGGTGCTGGTTCCCGCCACCCGCCCCGTGCCCAGCCCCGCGCCGGGCGAAGTGCTGGTGAAGGTGGAGGCCGCCGGCGTGAACCGCCCGGACGTGATGCAGCGCAAGGGCCTCTATCCGCCCCCGCCCGGAGCCTCCGACATTCCCGGCCTGGAGATCGCCGGCACCGTGGTGGCCCTCGGCGCGGGCGCCAGCCGCTTCCGGCTGGGCGAGCGGATCTGCGCCCTCGTCACCGGCGGTGGCTATGCGCAATATTGCACCACCCACGAATCCACCGCCCTGCCCATCCCGGACGGCCTTTCCGCCGCCGAGGCCGCGGCCCTGCCCGAGACCGTCTTCACCGTGTGGAGCAACGTCTTCGAGCGCGGCCAGCTGAAGGCGGGCGAGACCCTGCTGCTGCATGGCGGGGCGAGCGGCATCGGCACCACCGCCATCCAGCTCGCCAAGGCGTTCGGTGCCCGCGTGGTGGTGACGGCGGGCTCCGACGAGAAATGCGCCGCCTGCGTGAGGCTCGGCGCCGACCTCGCGGTGAACTACCGCACGCAGGACTTCGTCGCCGAGGTGAAGAGCTTCACCGCCGGCAAGGGCGCCAATGTCATTCTCGACATGATCGGCGGGCGCTACATCCAGAAGAATTACGAGGCGGCGGCCCAGGACGGGCGCATCGTGCAGATCGCGTTCCAGGAGGGCGCCAAGGCGGAGGTGGACTTCATGCGGCTGATGCTGAAGCGCCTCACCCATACCGGCTCGACCCTGCGCTCGCGGCCCGTGGCGGAAAAGGCGGCCCTCGCCGCCGCCATCGTCGAGACGGTGTGGCCGCTGGTCCGCGCCGGCACCGTCCGGCCGGTGGTGGACGCGACCTTCCCCCTGGCGGATGCCGCCTCGGCCCATGCCCGCATGGATGCGAGCGCCCATGTGGGCAAGATCGTGCTGGTGGTGGAATAG
- the rpmE gene encoding 50S ribosomal protein L31: MKSDIHPDYHFIKVLMTDGSEYTTRSTYGKEGDTLQLDIDPRTHPAWTGGTQQLMDRGGRVSRFKSKFGALLKG, translated from the coding sequence ATGAAGAGCGACATCCACCCAGATTACCACTTCATCAAGGTGCTGATGACGGATGGTTCGGAGTACACGACCCGGTCGACCTACGGCAAGGAGGGTGACACCCTTCAGCTCGACATCGACCCGCGCACGCACCCGGCCTGGACCGGCGGCACCCAGCAGCTGATGGATCGCGGCGGCCGTGTTTCCCGCTTCAAGAGCAAGTTCGGCGCCCTGCTGAAGGGCTGA
- a CDS encoding RlmE family RNA methyltransferase gives MTTSPRGPDGRPLKVRVKKSRGRTTSSQKWLQRQLNDPYVARAQREGWRSRAAFKLIELDEKAKILRRGLRIVDLGAAPGGWSQVAAKKIGLEEGQGKIVAIDLLEIDPIPGVTFAQMDFLTPEAPGRLMEMLGGQADLVMSDMAANTTGHKKTDHLRIVGLVELAAEFARQVLAPGGTFLAKVIQGGTEGTLLGDLKRDFAQIRHIKPAASRADSAELYVLATGFRGRALADAAEPAPGDADEAASPG, from the coding sequence GTGACAACTTCTCCCCGCGGGCCCGACGGCCGGCCCCTGAAGGTGCGCGTGAAGAAGTCGCGCGGCCGCACCACCTCGTCGCAGAAATGGCTGCAACGCCAGCTCAACGATCCCTATGTGGCCCGCGCGCAGCGGGAGGGCTGGCGCTCGCGCGCCGCCTTCAAGCTCATCGAGCTGGACGAGAAGGCCAAGATCCTCAGGCGCGGCCTGCGCATCGTCGACCTGGGCGCCGCCCCCGGCGGCTGGAGCCAGGTGGCGGCGAAGAAGATCGGGCTTGAGGAAGGGCAGGGCAAGATCGTCGCCATCGACCTCCTGGAGATCGACCCGATTCCCGGCGTGACCTTCGCCCAGATGGACTTCCTTACCCCCGAAGCCCCCGGGCGCCTGATGGAGATGCTGGGCGGCCAGGCCGACCTCGTCATGTCAGACATGGCGGCCAACACCACCGGTCACAAGAAGACCGACCACCTGCGCATCGTCGGCCTCGTGGAACTTGCCGCCGAGTTCGCCCGGCAGGTGCTGGCGCCGGGCGGGACATTCCTGGCCAAGGTGATCCAGGGGGGCACCGAGGGCACGCTGCTCGGCGACCTCAAGCGCGACTTCGCCCAGATCCGGCACATCAAGCCCGCCGCCAGCCGCGCCGATTCGGCCGAGCTCTACGTGCTGGCCACCGGCTTCAGGGGGCGGGCGCTGGCGGATGCAGCCGAGCCGGCCCCCGGCGATGCGGACGAGGCGGCCTCGCCCGGCTGA
- a CDS encoding Ppx/GppA phosphatase family protein gives MRRDGATAPFGSHCGPVYAAIDLGTNNCRLLVARPTARSFRVVDAFSRIVRLGEGLGASGRLCDAAMDRAVAALEICAAKMEMRGVSRARIVATEACRSAVNGEDFCTRVEARTGLALEVVDRRTEAGLAAAGCAPLVDPTCDGAVLFDIGGGSTEVVWLGRRPAGDDGPPRARIRSWVSLPVGVVSLSERHGGVKVSSAVFRAMVDEVCGMLDGVRQSWGVRAPARLHLLGTSGTVTTVAGIHLGLDRYDRTRVDGAWLGAAHIERVVDRLMDMSFEERVANPCIGAQRADLVLAGCAIMEAVRRVFPTDRLRVADRGLREGMLVQLMRADGAWRRTRREPAGGGDPRSGDPREGGGA, from the coding sequence GTGCGGCGCGACGGCGCGACGGCGCCGTTCGGCTCCCATTGTGGCCCGGTCTACGCCGCCATCGACCTCGGCACCAACAATTGCCGCCTGCTCGTCGCCCGGCCGACCGCGCGCAGTTTCCGCGTGGTGGATGCCTTCTCGCGCATCGTGCGCCTCGGCGAGGGCCTCGGCGCGTCGGGCCGCCTGTGCGATGCCGCCATGGACCGGGCGGTGGCCGCGCTGGAGATCTGCGCGGCGAAGATGGAGATGCGGGGCGTCTCCCGCGCCCGCATCGTCGCCACCGAGGCCTGCCGGTCGGCGGTCAACGGCGAGGATTTCTGCACCCGGGTGGAGGCGCGCACCGGCCTTGCCCTCGAAGTGGTGGACCGCCGCACCGAGGCCGGCTTGGCCGCGGCCGGCTGTGCGCCGCTGGTGGACCCCACCTGCGACGGGGCGGTGCTGTTCGACATCGGCGGCGGCTCCACCGAGGTGGTGTGGCTCGGCCGCCGCCCGGCGGGGGACGACGGGCCGCCGCGGGCACGCATCCGCTCCTGGGTCTCGCTGCCGGTGGGCGTGGTGTCCCTGTCCGAGCGGCATGGCGGGGTGAAGGTCTCTTCGGCGGTGTTCCGGGCCATGGTGGATGAGGTGTGCGGCATGCTCGACGGCGTGCGCCAGAGCTGGGGCGTGCGCGCGCCGGCGCGCCTGCACCTGCTCGGCACCTCGGGCACGGTGACCACGGTGGCCGGCATCCATCTCGGCCTCGACCGCTACGACCGCACGCGGGTGGACGGGGCGTGGCTCGGCGCGGCACATATTGAACGGGTGGTGGACCGGCTCATGGACATGTCGTTCGAGGAGCGGGTAGCCAATCCGTGCATCGGCGCGCAGCGGGCGGACCTGGTGCTGGCCGGCTGCGCCATCATGGAGGCGGTACGCCGCGTGTTTCCCACCGACCGATTGAGAGTCGCCGATCGCGGCCTGCGCGAGGGCATGCTGGTGCAACTGATGCGGGCCGACGGCGCATGGCGCCGAACCCGGCGCGAGCCTGCCGGCGGCGGCGATCCGCGCAGTGGCGATCCGCGCGAGGGTGGCGGCGCGTGA